The following proteins are co-located in the Cydia fagiglandana chromosome 2, ilCydFagi1.1, whole genome shotgun sequence genome:
- the LOC134678408 gene encoding uncharacterized protein LOC134678408, protein MNLALRQVLTRQTFRICDRLSYKCLPKQLPITSSSPVIQFRNYCDNNVETRKLPQLMDFPPVVWPSFIKFIKNWMFANLIIRPYFEPEFSLAEFIEASKHAVQVVSEALQRSDFKSLEGLVDKEAIAALKTAISQLSVSQRQLLSIDKEDIFYAFPYQVGVMFDESDKRWVEITMCYHVLRGLKQMQESGDLPPVSLGVQPEYQDKIFILNYRFIREFTKGVEDSWWVNIVNHFQPQSLMRK, encoded by the exons atgaatCTAGCTCTAAGGCAAGTCCTCACGAGGCAAACATTTAGAATATGCGACAGACTTAGCTATAAATGTTTACCAAAACAACTCCCTATAACCTCATCAAGCCCTGTTATACAATTtcgaaactattgcgataacaATGTAGAAACGAGGAAATTGCCGCAGCTGATGGACTTCCCTCCAGTGGTGTGGCCTTCTTTTATCAAATTCATCAAAAACTGGATGTTCGCGAATCTGATTATTAGACCGTATTTTGAACCAGAGTTCAGCCTTGCAGAGTTTATAGAAGCCTCTAAACATGCAGTACAG GTTGTTTCAGAGGCACTCCAAAGGAGTGATTTCAAGTCCTTGGAAGGGTTAGTGGACAAGGAGGCCATTGCAGCCTTAAAGACTGCTATCTCTCAGCTGTCTGTCTCACAACGGCAGCTGTTGTCTATTGACAAGGAAGACATCTTCTATGCTTTTCCGTATCAG GTTGGAGTTATGTTTGATGAGTCAGACAAGCGCTGGGTAGAAATCACGATGTGCTACCATGTGCTTCGGGGTCTCAAACAAATGCAGGAGAGTGGGGACTTGCCGCCAGTTTCATTAGG TGTCCAGCCAGAATACCAAGACAAAATCTTCATCCTTAACTATAGATTCATCAGGGAATTCACAAAAGGTGTAGAAGATAGCTGGTGGGTTAACATAGTGAACCACTTCCAGCCTCAATCTTTGATGCGAAAATAG